A genomic segment from Streptomyces sp. NBC_00459 encodes:
- a CDS encoding pectinesterase family protein, translating to MRRRTLLTGFAGGLIAAGAVPAFASADRRVLHVRPGGSVQAAVDAVVATGGTGRTIVVHPGTYREVVDIPAQAAELTIRGATRDPRETVIVYDNANGTQKPDGSGTYGTAGSATFTSAAPGLTVRDLTLANDWLRADHPEITGTQAVAAYVTGDRSQFKRVRFLAHQDTLFADTTALSAFDRHYYRDCYIEGDVDFVFGRARAVFERCHFHTLDRDVAFKPEGMVFAPATARANPYGFLAVRGLVTSGAEDGAYKIARPWVPSYETTAWPSLVVRDTWLGPGIDAVTPYTNMRDAYPWQTMRFCEYGNSGPGAAIPVPENRPQLTAAEAGEHTRRTYLGDWCPYERQ from the coding sequence ATGCGCCGACGCACCCTGCTCACCGGGTTCGCCGGCGGCCTGATCGCCGCCGGCGCGGTTCCGGCGTTCGCTTCCGCCGACCGCCGGGTCCTGCACGTCCGTCCCGGCGGTTCCGTCCAGGCAGCCGTGGACGCGGTGGTCGCGACGGGCGGCACCGGCCGGACGATCGTCGTGCACCCGGGGACGTACCGCGAAGTCGTCGACATCCCCGCCCAGGCAGCCGAGTTGACGATCCGCGGCGCCACCCGCGACCCGCGCGAGACCGTCATCGTGTACGACAATGCCAACGGCACGCAGAAACCCGACGGTTCGGGCACCTACGGCACCGCCGGCTCCGCCACCTTCACCTCGGCGGCGCCCGGCCTGACCGTACGCGACCTGACCCTCGCCAACGACTGGCTGCGCGCCGACCACCCCGAGATCACGGGGACGCAGGCCGTGGCGGCCTATGTCACGGGTGACCGTTCGCAGTTCAAGCGTGTCAGGTTCCTCGCCCACCAGGACACCCTGTTCGCGGACACGACGGCGCTGAGCGCCTTCGACCGGCACTACTACCGCGACTGCTACATCGAGGGAGACGTCGACTTCGTCTTCGGACGGGCACGGGCCGTCTTCGAACGCTGCCACTTCCACACCCTCGACCGGGATGTCGCCTTCAAGCCCGAGGGCATGGTCTTCGCACCCGCCACGGCCCGTGCCAACCCGTACGGCTTCCTGGCCGTGCGCGGACTGGTGACCTCGGGCGCGGAGGACGGCGCGTACAAGATCGCCCGTCCCTGGGTGCCCTCGTACGAGACAACCGCCTGGCCCTCGTTGGTCGTCCGGGACACCTGGCTCGGCCCGGGCATCGACGCCGTCACCCCGTACACCAACATGCGTGACGCCTATCCGTGGCAGACCATGCGCTTTTGCGAGTACGGCAACTCCGGTCCCGGCGCGGCGATCCCGGTACCGGAGAACCGGCCGCAGCTCACCGCGGCGGAGGCCGGCGAGCACACGCGGCGGACGTATCTCGGCGACTGGTGCCCGTATGAACGGCAGTGA
- a CDS encoding pectinesterase family protein, with translation MAAPQLPLSRRSFVVASTGAALALGLAAPARATGRTRFGRYGSPSRRLTEQTLYVDAAGTGDFTSVQAAVTAVSGTGFTLVVAPGVYRETVAVTATRTELTLIGASENPRDVVIVHDNAAGTPKPGGGTYGTTGSATTLVQAAGFTARWITFANDWLRADHPDIAGTQAVAIKVQGDRSAFHHCRFLGHQDTLYADSMSREAYARQYFAHCYVEGDVDFVFGRATAVYERCHFRTLDRTDLAGTPYGFVLAPSTVGTNPRGYLVTDSRVTSEAPAAAYKLARPWVPSSDTTARPMLTVRDTHLGPGIDAVAPYTNMSDTYPWQSQRFAEYRNTGPGARILVAENRPQLTATEAESATREAYLGDWTPWRGRWC, from the coding sequence ATGGCTGCCCCCCAACTCCCTTTGAGTAGACGTTCGTTCGTCGTCGCGAGCACCGGGGCCGCACTGGCCCTGGGGCTCGCGGCCCCCGCCCGCGCGACCGGCCGGACCCGCTTCGGCCGCTACGGCTCCCCGTCCCGTCGGCTGACCGAGCAGACCCTGTACGTCGACGCGGCCGGCACCGGCGACTTCACCTCCGTCCAGGCCGCGGTGACCGCCGTGAGCGGCACCGGATTCACGCTGGTCGTCGCACCGGGCGTCTACCGCGAGACCGTCGCCGTCACGGCCACCCGTACGGAACTGACCCTGATCGGCGCCTCGGAGAACCCCCGCGACGTCGTCATCGTCCACGACAACGCGGCCGGCACCCCGAAGCCCGGCGGCGGCACCTACGGCACCACCGGCTCCGCCACCACTCTCGTGCAGGCCGCCGGTTTCACGGCCCGCTGGATCACCTTCGCCAACGACTGGCTGCGCGCCGACCACCCGGACATCGCGGGGACCCAGGCCGTCGCCATCAAGGTGCAGGGCGACCGCTCGGCCTTCCACCACTGCCGGTTCCTCGGCCACCAGGACACCCTGTACGCCGACTCGATGAGCCGTGAGGCGTACGCCCGGCAGTACTTCGCGCACTGCTACGTCGAAGGGGACGTCGACTTCGTCTTCGGCCGGGCCACCGCCGTGTACGAGCGCTGCCACTTCCGCACCCTCGACCGCACCGACCTCGCCGGGACCCCCTACGGCTTCGTCCTGGCGCCCTCCACCGTGGGCACCAATCCGCGGGGCTACCTGGTCACCGACAGCCGTGTCACCAGCGAAGCCCCGGCCGCCGCCTACAAGTTGGCCCGTCCATGGGTGCCCAGCTCCGACACCACCGCCCGCCCGATGCTCACCGTCCGGGACACCCACCTCGGCCCCGGCATCGACGCGGTCGCGCCCTACACCAACATGTCGGACACCTATCCGTGGCAGAGCCAGCGGTTCGCCGAGTACCGGAACACGGGCCCGGGAGCCAGGATCCTCGTTGCCGAGAACCGCCCCCAACTCACGGCCACCGAAGCCGAGTCGGCGACCCGCGAGGCCTACCTCGGCGACTGGACACCGTGGCGCGGACGGTGGTGCTGA
- a CDS encoding pectate lyase family protein, whose product MNARACHDHVTMKAAALLGCTALVLTLTGPVAQAAAPARDLGRQTLAAGDGWGSDAGGTTGGSAATADHVYTVTTWAQFKAALQDGGSAPKIIKVKGMIDAVSEGCEAFVAGGYDLQQYLKDYDPAVWGNDKVASGPQEDARVASAANQDTEIKANIPSNTTIVGVGKNSGILGGSLQIKAVSNVILRNLTIEAPLDCFPKWDPTDDNNTGNWNSEYDAVVVYGTDHVWIDHNTLTDGRYPDSERPSYFGKVFQQHDGLTDIVRGANYVTMSWNSFKDHDKNMLIGNSDSTATTDAGKLKVTMHHNRFDGILQRSPRVRFGQVDVYNNSYVVTEAQKSDYYIFGVGISSQLYASDNAISLPAGASVGKVLKKWKESPLTAENNYVNGRLTDLIAVHNAEIPAETLQSGAGWTPTLRTKVDSPRSVPSIVNRGAGAGKVC is encoded by the coding sequence ATGAACGCTCGCGCATGTCATGATCATGTCACCATGAAGGCCGCCGCCCTGCTCGGCTGCACCGCCCTCGTCCTCACCCTCACCGGCCCCGTCGCCCAGGCCGCCGCTCCGGCCCGCGACCTCGGCCGGCAGACCCTCGCCGCCGGTGACGGCTGGGGGTCCGACGCGGGTGGCACGACCGGCGGTTCGGCCGCCACCGCCGACCACGTCTACACCGTCACCACCTGGGCGCAGTTCAAGGCCGCGCTGCAGGACGGCGGCAGCGCACCCAAGATCATCAAGGTCAAGGGCATGATCGACGCGGTGTCCGAGGGCTGTGAGGCCTTCGTCGCCGGGGGATACGACCTCCAGCAGTACCTCAAGGACTACGACCCGGCGGTCTGGGGCAACGACAAGGTCGCCAGCGGTCCGCAGGAGGACGCGCGGGTCGCGTCCGCCGCCAACCAGGACACGGAGATCAAGGCCAACATCCCGAGCAACACCACCATCGTCGGCGTCGGCAAGAACTCCGGCATCCTCGGCGGCAGCCTCCAGATCAAGGCCGTCTCGAACGTCATCCTGCGCAACCTCACCATCGAGGCGCCCCTCGACTGCTTCCCGAAGTGGGACCCGACCGACGACAACAACACCGGCAACTGGAACTCCGAGTACGACGCCGTGGTCGTGTACGGCACCGACCACGTATGGATCGACCACAACACGCTCACCGACGGCCGCTACCCCGACAGCGAGCGGCCGAGCTACTTCGGCAAGGTCTTCCAGCAGCACGACGGGCTCACCGACATCGTGCGCGGCGCCAACTACGTCACCATGTCCTGGAACTCCTTCAAGGACCACGACAAGAACATGCTGATCGGGAACAGCGACAGCACCGCCACCACGGACGCGGGCAAGCTCAAGGTCACCATGCACCACAACCGGTTCGACGGGATCCTGCAGCGCTCTCCGCGCGTGCGCTTCGGACAGGTCGACGTCTACAACAACAGCTACGTGGTGACCGAGGCGCAGAAGTCCGACTACTACATCTTCGGTGTCGGCATCTCCTCGCAGCTGTACGCCAGCGACAACGCCATCTCGCTGCCGGCCGGCGCCAGTGTCGGCAAGGTGCTGAAGAAGTGGAAGGAGTCGCCGCTCACCGCCGAGAACAACTACGTCAACGGCAGGCTGACCGACCTGATCGCCGTCCACAACGCCGAGATCCCCGCCGAGACACTCCAGTCGGGCGCCGGCTGGACGCCCACCCTCCGCACGAAGGTCGACTCCCCGCGTTCGGTGCCGTCCATCGTCAACCGCGGTGCGGGCGCCGGCAAGGTCTGCTGA
- a CDS encoding rhamnogalacturonan acetylesterase yields the protein MSLSRRQMTVAALGAVPLVAASSGSASAYSGRRCRTLYIAGDSTAAQKYADAAPETGWGMALPFFLRKDLVVANHAVNGRSSKSFFDEGRLDVILDVIAPGDFMIIQFGHNDEKSADPVRYTEPWTTYQDHLRLYIDGARARGARPVLATSVERRKFDASGNAVPTHGDYPAAMRALAEEEHVALLDIQALSIALWQELGVEETKKYFNWTATEQDNTHFNPPGAIAVARLVAAGLVQRRVLARRDVRRLDDVIPESWITWPSATA from the coding sequence GTGTCTCTTAGCCGTAGGCAAATGACCGTGGCTGCTCTTGGCGCTGTTCCTCTTGTCGCCGCGTCCTCCGGGAGCGCCTCGGCGTATTCCGGTCGCCGTTGCCGCACTCTCTATATCGCCGGTGATTCCACCGCCGCCCAGAAATACGCTGACGCCGCTCCGGAGACCGGGTGGGGAATGGCACTTCCCTTCTTTCTTCGGAAGGATCTGGTTGTCGCCAATCACGCGGTGAACGGGCGTAGTTCCAAGAGCTTCTTCGACGAAGGGCGCCTTGACGTCATTCTCGATGTCATCGCCCCGGGTGACTTCATGATCATCCAGTTCGGGCACAACGACGAGAAGAGCGCCGACCCCGTCCGTTACACCGAGCCCTGGACCACGTACCAGGACCATCTGCGGCTGTACATCGACGGGGCGCGGGCCCGGGGTGCCCGGCCGGTGCTCGCCACCTCCGTCGAGCGGAGAAAGTTCGACGCGAGCGGCAACGCGGTGCCGACCCACGGCGACTACCCGGCGGCGATGCGTGCGCTCGCCGAGGAGGAGCACGTGGCGCTGCTCGACATCCAGGCCCTGTCGATCGCGCTCTGGCAGGAGTTGGGGGTCGAGGAGACGAAGAAGTACTTCAACTGGACAGCGACCGAGCAGGACAACACGCACTTCAACCCGCCGGGAGCCATCGCCGTGGCCAGGCTCGTCGCCGCCGGGCTGGTGCAACGCCGGGTGCTGGCGCGCCGGGACGTGCGCCGCCTCGACGACGTGATCCCGGAGTCCTGGATCACCTGGCCGTCGGCCACCGCGTAG